One window of Trifolium pratense cultivar HEN17-A07 linkage group LG5, ARS_RC_1.1, whole genome shotgun sequence genomic DNA carries:
- the LOC123885505 gene encoding mediator of RNA polymerase II transcription subunit 6: protein MAAPGGGMLDGVQTAQPPGTDMTGICFRDQLWLNTYPLDRNLVFDYFALSPFYDWTSNNEQLRMRSQHPLDLSQLTKMTGIEYVLSEVMEPHLFIMRKQKRDGPDKITAMLAYYILDGSIYQAPQLSNVFAARIGRALYYIEKAFTTAASKLEKIGYVDSENETTIPEPKAAKETIDLKEIKRVDHILASLQRKLPPAPPPPPFPEGYVPPSTAETDKGSETQEATETQEPTVDPIIDQGPSKRMKF from the exons ATGGCAGCACCGGGAGGCGGAATGTTAGACGGAGTACAGACGGCGCAACCACCAGGAACAGACATGACCGGAATTTGCTTCCGTGATCAATTATGGCTCAACACTTACCCTCTCGATCGTAATCTCGTCTTCGATTACTTCGCTTTATCACCTTTCTACGATTGGACTTCAAACAACGAACAACTCCGAATGCGATCTCAGCATCCACTCGATCTCTCTCAACTCAC GAAAATGACGGGTATAGAGTATGTGTTGAGTGAAGTAATGGAGCCTCATCTTTTCATTATGAGGAAACAGAAGAGAGATGGCCCTGATAAAATTACTGCAATGCTTGCTTATTACATTTTGGATGGTTCAATTTATCAAGCTCCACAATTATCCAATGTTTTTGCTGCTAGAATT GGAAGGGCACTCTATTATATTGAAAAAGCATTTACTACAGCTGCGTCAAAGTTGGAGAAGATAGGATATG TTGATTCTGAAAACGAGACTACAATACCGGAACCAAAGGCGGCTAAGGAGACAATTGACTTAAAAGAAATTAAGCGAGTGGATCATATTCTTGCATCCTTGCAACGCAAG CTTCCACCAgctcctcctccaccaccattTCCAGAAGGGTATGTTCCGCCTTCAACAGCAGAAACTGATAAAGGCTCTGAAACTCAGGAAGCAACTGAGACACAAGAACCTACTGTTGATCCCATAATTGATCAGGGACCTTCAAAAAGAATGAAGTTTTGA
- the LOC123885424 gene encoding inositol oxygenase 1-like — protein sequence MTILIDQHDYFGSDGEDKTVAANERELMLDGGFVMPQANSFGHTFRNYDAESERQEGVENFYRKNHIYQSFDFVKKMREEYGKLNRVEMSIWECCELLNEVVDESDPDLDEPQIEHLLQTAEAIRKDYPNEDWLHLTGLIHDLGKVLLLPSFGGLPQWAVVGDTYPVGCRFDESIVHHKYFKENPDYNNSAYNTRCGIYSEKCGLNNVMMSWGHDDYMYLVAKENKTTLPSAAMFIIRYHSFYALHREGAYKHLMNDEDVENLKWLHIFNKYDLYSKSKVRIDVEKVKPYYISLIEKYFPAKLKW from the exons ATGACTATCCTCATTGACCAACATGattattttg GATCTGATGGAGAGGATAAGACGGTGGCAGCTAATGAAAGGGAGTTGATGTTGGATGGTGGATTTGTTATGCCACAGGCCAACTCATTTGGCCACACTTTTAG GAATTATGATGCTGAAAGTGAGAGACAAGAAGGAGTGGAGAATTTCTACAGAAAAAATCACATTTACCAATCCTTTGATTTT gtgaagaaaatgagagaggaATATGGAAAATTGAACAGGGTAGAAATGAGCATATGGGAATGTTGTGAACTTCTTAATGAAGTGGTGGATGAGAGTGATCCTGATTTGGATGAACCACAAATTGAGCATTTGCTACAAACAGCTGAAGCTATAAGAAAGGACTACCCAAATGAAGATTGGCTCCACTTAACTGGCCTTATCCATG ATCTTGGCAAAGTGCTTCTCCTTCCCAGTTTTGGAGGACTTCCTCAATGGGCTGTTGTAG GTGACACATACCCTGTTGGTTGCAGATTTGATGAATCAATTGTTCATCACAAG TATTTTAAGGAAAATCCAGACTATAACAACTCTGCATACAACACTAGATGTGGGATTTACTCTGAGAAATGTGGACTTAACAATGTCATGATGTCATGGGGACATGATGATTACATGTATCTT GTGGCAAAGGAGAACAAAACTACTCTGCCCTCAGCTGCTATGTTCATTATAAGATACCATTCATTTTATG CTTTACATAGGGAGGGAGCCTACAAACACTTGATGAATGATGAGGATGTTGAGAATCTGAAATGGCTCCACATTTTCAA CAAATATGATCTCTACAGCAAGAGCAAAGTTCGAATTGATGTTGAAAAGGTGAAACCATACTATATCTCCCTCATTGAAAAG TACTTCCCTGCAAAGCTGAAGTGGTGA
- the LOC123886799 gene encoding probable LRR receptor-like serine/threonine-protein kinase At4g29180 produces the protein MDSPTLNAQLLLIVHHRNLVSLIGFCDEGEIKALVYEYMANGNLQQQLLVENTNILKWRERLNIAIDTARGNCEFSGLDYLHNGCKPPIMHRDLKPSNILLDENMDAKISDFGLSRAFGSDIDSHISTRPAGTLGYADPEFQRTGNTNKKNDVYSFGIVLFVLITGRQAIVRAGRENIHILEWVIPIIRGEDIQNVLDSKLGGEFSIDSARKVVEIAMSCILPNFAKRPDISQILTELKESLSLDMVQRHGGEHDVTESTSSLFQSVTAPFPR, from the exons ATGGACAGTCCGACTTTAAAT GCACAACTTCTATTGATTGTTCATCATAGAAATTTGGTCTCTCTCATTGGATTTTGTGACGAAGGTGAAATCAAAGCATTGGTTTATGAATACATGGCCAATGGAAATCTCCAACAACAGTTACTAG TGGAAAATACGAATATCTTAAAATGGAGAGAAAGACTTAACATTGCAATTGATACAGCACGCGGTAAT TGTGAATTTTCAGGATTGGATTATCTGCATAATGGATGTAAACCACCTATTATGCATAGAGATTTGAAGCCTTCCAACATATTACTAGATGAAAACATGGATGCTAAGATTTCTGATTTTGGTCTAAGTAGAGCTTTTGGTAGTGATATTGATTCTCATATATCTACGCGTCCTGCTGGTACACTTGGTTACGCAGATCCTGA ATTTCAGAGAACAggaaacacaaataaaaaaaatgatgtgtaCAGCTTTGGGATAGTTCTATTTGTGTTGATCACTGGTCGTCAAGCAATAGTAAGAGCAGGTAGAGAAAATATTCACATACTTGAATGGGTTATTCCTATAATCAGAGGAGAAGATATTCAAAATGTCCTTGACTCAAAGTTGGGCGGTGAATTCAGCATCGATTCAGCACGAAAAGTTGTTGAGATAGCCATGTCATGCATTTTACCAAATTTCGCTAAAAGGCCGGACATTAGCCAAATATTGACAGAACTGAAGGAGAGTCTATCTTTGGATATGGTTCAGAGACACGGAGGAGAACACGATGTAACTGAATCGACTTCATCGCTATTTCAATCAGTAACCGCTCCCTTTCCTAGGTAA
- the LOC123885089 gene encoding probable LRR receptor-like serine/threonine-protein kinase At1g05700 isoform X2, translating into MRMLLHFLSVSLGVLTILVLVQAQDQSGFISLDCGLPEHLSYSEVKTGINYISDAKFIDTDTDTSKSIRHTKEMSYIEQQLEYVRSFPNGVKNCYRINVSNGTKYLIRASFYYGNYDNLNDPPIFDLHFGANLWDTVKCSNNVSFFQFIEIIYTPSHDYIQPCLVNTGQGTPFISAIELRPLNDIAYDTKSPKSVLSLVERWELGSGSNSGSYRYKDDVYDRMWFSSIRSDWRRLNTSVNNDDLQQNHYKLPAIVMSTAVTPVNGSAAIQFSWSADDVNNQYYLYTHFGEVEKLAANETRAFNINVNGGLFYAPVIPLYRKAMTIFSNRPLTGATVYQVSLSKTKNSTLPPILNAIEIYKLKDFSQSETQQDDVDSIINIKNVYGVTRNWQGDPCAPVNYVWEGLNCSVDGNNISRITSLDLSSSGLIGQIASSISKLTMLQYLDLSNNGLNGSLPDFLIQLHSLKVLNVRKNKLTGSVPRELIERSKTGSLSLSVDDNPGLCTTKSCGKKSLFVPLIASFSALIIVILFISLGFRIFRRHKVTSTNSKQRGSLISKQQAFSYTSIINITDNFKTIIGEGGFGKVYLGTLQNQTQVAVKRLSLSSMQGYKEFQSEAQLLMIVHHRNLVSLVGYCDEDEVKALIYEYMVNGNLHQHLSVENTNILKWNERLIIAVDAAHGLDYLHNGCKPPIMHRDLKPSNILLDENMHAKIADFGLCRAFDNDIDSHISTRPAGTLGYADPEYQRTGNANKRNDVYSFGIVLFVLITGRQAIVREGEKNIHILDWVIPIIEGGDIQNVIDPKLQGEFSINSAWKIVEIAMSCTLLPNAVVERPDMSIILAELKECLSLDMVQRNYGNTRAIDDELVSLATISDTTVSAR; encoded by the exons ATGAGAATGTTACTGCATTTTCTTTCGGTGTCGCTTGGTGTCCTTACTATTTTGGTTTTGGTACAAGCTCAAGATCAATCAG GATTCATTAGCTTAGATTGTGGTCTACCTGAACATTTGAGCTATTCTGAGGTGAAGACAGGCATAAATTATATTTCAGATGCCAAATTCATAGACACAGATACAGATACAAGTAAAAGTATAAGACATACAAAGGAAATGAGCTATATTGAACAACAACTAGAATATGTGAGGAGTTTTCCTAATGGAGTGAAAAATTGTTACAGAATAAATGTATCAAATGGTACTAAATATTTAATCAGAGCTTCTTTCTATTATGGTAACTATGATAATCTAAATGATCCACCAATATTTGATCTTCATTTTGGAGCTAATTTGTGGGATACGGTGAAGTGCAGCAATAATGTATCATTCTTCCAATTCATTGAGATCATTTACACTCCATCGCATGATTATATACAACCATGTCTTGTTAACACAGGTCAAGGGACTCCATTCATTTCAGCTATAGAATTGAGGCCTTTGAATGATATAGCTTATGACACAAAGTCACCTAAATCAGTTTTATCACTCGTGGAGCGATGGGAATTGGGTTCCGGCTCCAATTCAGGATCATACAG GTACAAAGATGATGTTTATGACCGCATGTGGTTTTCTTCAATTCGCAGTGATTGGAGACGATTAAACACCTCAGTTAACAATGATGATCTACAACAGAATCATTATAAACTACCAGCAATTGTTATGAGCACTGCTGTTACACCTGTAAATGGCAGTGCCGCTATACAATTTTCTTGGAGTGCAGATGATGTAAATAATCAATACTACCTCTACACACACTTTGGTGAGGTCGAGAAACTGGCCGCAAATGAAACTAGAGCGTTCAATATCAATGTGAATGGAGGTCTTTTCTATGCACCTGTGATACCTCTATACCGGAAAGCAATGACCATATTTAGCAACAGACCTTTGACCGGAGCCACAGTTTATCAAGTTTCCCTTTCTAAGACAAAGAATTCAACCCTTCCACCCATCCTCAATGCCATTGAGATTTATAAACTAAAAGACTTCTCACAATCAGAAACTCAACAAGATGATG TGGATTCTATCATAAACATCAAGAATGTTTATGGGGTGACTAGAAATTGGCAAGGAGATCCATGTGCCCCTGTGAATTACGTATGGGAAGGCTTAAACTGTAGTGTTGATGGCAATAATATCTCAAGAATTACATCTTT GGATTTGTCTTCAAGTGGATTGATAGGGCAGATAGCATCTTCCATTTCAAAGCTCACTATGTTACAGTACTT GGATTTATCAAACAATGGCTTAAATGGTTCCTTACCTGATTTTCTGATACAACTTCATTCACTAAAAGTCTT AAATGTGAGGAAGAACAAACTTACAGGATCAGTTCCAAGGGAACTCATTGAGAGATCTAAAACTGGTTCACTATCACTGAG CGTGGATGATAATCCTGGTCTTTGTACGACGAAATCTTGTGGAAAGAAGAGTTTGTTTGTACCATTGATTGCATCGTTTTCAGCATTAATTATTGTAATCCTCTTTATTTCTCTTGGATTTCGGATATTCAGAAGACATAAAG TTACATCTACAAATTCTAAGCAAAGGGGTTCACTGATATCAAAACAGCAGGCATTCAGTTACACTTCAATTATCAATATTACTGATAACTTCAAAACTATTATTGGAGAAGGAGGATTTGGAAAAGTTTACTTAGGCACTCTACAGAATCAAACTCAAGTCGCTGTTAAGAGGCTTTCACTATCATCAATGCAAGGTTACAAGGAATTTCAATCAGAG GCACAACTTCTAATGATTGTTCATCATAGAAATTTAGTTTCTCTTGTTGGATattgtgatgaagatgaagtCAAAGCATTAATTTATGAATACATGGTCAATGGAAATCTCCATCAACACTTATCAG TGGAAAATACAAATATCTTAAAATGGAATGAGAGACTTATCATTGCAGTTGATGCAGCACATG GATTGGATTATCTGCATAATGGATGTAAACCACCTATTATGCATAGAGATTTGAAACCTTCCAACATATTGCTTGATGAAAACATGCATGCCAAGATTGCTGATTTTGGTCTATGTAGAGCTTTTGATAATGATATTGATTCTCATATATCTACGCGCCCTGCCGGTACACTTGGTTACGCTGATCCTGA ATATCAGAGAACAGGAAACGCAAATAAAAGAAATGATGTGTACAGTTTTGGCATAGTTCTATTTGTGTTGATCACCGGTCGTCAAGCAATAGTAAGAGAAGGTGAAAAAAACATTCACATACTTGATTGGGTTATTCCTATAATCGAAGGAGGAGATATTCAAAATGTGATTGATCCAAAGTTGCAGGGTGAATTTAGCATCAATTCAGCATGGAAAATTGTAGAGATTGCCATGTCATGCACATTATTACCAAATGCAGTTGTTGAAAGGCCAGACATGAGCATAATATTAGCAGAGTTAAAGGAATGTCTATCTCTAGATATGGTTCAGAGAAACTATGGAAACACAAGAGCTATAGATGATGAATTGGTTTCTTTGGCTACTATATCAGATACCACTGTTTCAGCTAGATAA
- the LOC123885089 gene encoding probable LRR receptor-like serine/threonine-protein kinase At1g05700 isoform X1 — protein sequence MRMLLHFLSVSLGVLTILVLVQAQDQSGFISLDCGLPEHLSYSEVKTGINYISDAKFIDTDTDTSKSIRHTKEMSYIEQQLEYVRSFPNGVKNCYRINVSNGTKYLIRASFYYGNYDNLNDPPIFDLHFGANLWDTVKCSNNVSFFQFIEIIYTPSHDYIQPCLVNTGQGTPFISAIELRPLNDIAYDTKSPKSVLSLVERWELGSGSNSGSYRYKDDVYDRMWFSSIRSDWRRLNTSVNNDDLQQNHYKLPAIVMSTAVTPVNGSAAIQFSWSADDVNNQYYLYTHFGEVEKLAANETRAFNINVNGGLFYAPVIPLYRKAMTIFSNRPLTGATVYQVSLSKTKNSTLPPILNAIEIYKLKDFSQSETQQDDVDSIINIKNVYGVTRNWQGDPCAPVNYVWEGLNCSVDGNNISRITSLDLSSSGLIGQIASSISKLTMLQYLDLSNNGLNGSLPDFLIQLHSLKVLNVRKNKLTGSVPRELIERSKTGSLSLSVDDNPGLCTTKSCGKKSLFVPLIASFSALIIVILFISLGFRIFRRHKAAVTSTNSKQRGSLISKQQAFSYTSIINITDNFKTIIGEGGFGKVYLGTLQNQTQVAVKRLSLSSMQGYKEFQSEAQLLMIVHHRNLVSLVGYCDEDEVKALIYEYMVNGNLHQHLSVENTNILKWNERLIIAVDAAHGLDYLHNGCKPPIMHRDLKPSNILLDENMHAKIADFGLCRAFDNDIDSHISTRPAGTLGYADPEYQRTGNANKRNDVYSFGIVLFVLITGRQAIVREGEKNIHILDWVIPIIEGGDIQNVIDPKLQGEFSINSAWKIVEIAMSCTLLPNAVVERPDMSIILAELKECLSLDMVQRNYGNTRAIDDELVSLATISDTTVSAR from the exons ATGAGAATGTTACTGCATTTTCTTTCGGTGTCGCTTGGTGTCCTTACTATTTTGGTTTTGGTACAAGCTCAAGATCAATCAG GATTCATTAGCTTAGATTGTGGTCTACCTGAACATTTGAGCTATTCTGAGGTGAAGACAGGCATAAATTATATTTCAGATGCCAAATTCATAGACACAGATACAGATACAAGTAAAAGTATAAGACATACAAAGGAAATGAGCTATATTGAACAACAACTAGAATATGTGAGGAGTTTTCCTAATGGAGTGAAAAATTGTTACAGAATAAATGTATCAAATGGTACTAAATATTTAATCAGAGCTTCTTTCTATTATGGTAACTATGATAATCTAAATGATCCACCAATATTTGATCTTCATTTTGGAGCTAATTTGTGGGATACGGTGAAGTGCAGCAATAATGTATCATTCTTCCAATTCATTGAGATCATTTACACTCCATCGCATGATTATATACAACCATGTCTTGTTAACACAGGTCAAGGGACTCCATTCATTTCAGCTATAGAATTGAGGCCTTTGAATGATATAGCTTATGACACAAAGTCACCTAAATCAGTTTTATCACTCGTGGAGCGATGGGAATTGGGTTCCGGCTCCAATTCAGGATCATACAG GTACAAAGATGATGTTTATGACCGCATGTGGTTTTCTTCAATTCGCAGTGATTGGAGACGATTAAACACCTCAGTTAACAATGATGATCTACAACAGAATCATTATAAACTACCAGCAATTGTTATGAGCACTGCTGTTACACCTGTAAATGGCAGTGCCGCTATACAATTTTCTTGGAGTGCAGATGATGTAAATAATCAATACTACCTCTACACACACTTTGGTGAGGTCGAGAAACTGGCCGCAAATGAAACTAGAGCGTTCAATATCAATGTGAATGGAGGTCTTTTCTATGCACCTGTGATACCTCTATACCGGAAAGCAATGACCATATTTAGCAACAGACCTTTGACCGGAGCCACAGTTTATCAAGTTTCCCTTTCTAAGACAAAGAATTCAACCCTTCCACCCATCCTCAATGCCATTGAGATTTATAAACTAAAAGACTTCTCACAATCAGAAACTCAACAAGATGATG TGGATTCTATCATAAACATCAAGAATGTTTATGGGGTGACTAGAAATTGGCAAGGAGATCCATGTGCCCCTGTGAATTACGTATGGGAAGGCTTAAACTGTAGTGTTGATGGCAATAATATCTCAAGAATTACATCTTT GGATTTGTCTTCAAGTGGATTGATAGGGCAGATAGCATCTTCCATTTCAAAGCTCACTATGTTACAGTACTT GGATTTATCAAACAATGGCTTAAATGGTTCCTTACCTGATTTTCTGATACAACTTCATTCACTAAAAGTCTT AAATGTGAGGAAGAACAAACTTACAGGATCAGTTCCAAGGGAACTCATTGAGAGATCTAAAACTGGTTCACTATCACTGAG CGTGGATGATAATCCTGGTCTTTGTACGACGAAATCTTGTGGAAAGAAGAGTTTGTTTGTACCATTGATTGCATCGTTTTCAGCATTAATTATTGTAATCCTCTTTATTTCTCTTGGATTTCGGATATTCAGAAGACATAAAG CTGCAGTTACATCTACAAATTCTAAGCAAAGGGGTTCACTGATATCAAAACAGCAGGCATTCAGTTACACTTCAATTATCAATATTACTGATAACTTCAAAACTATTATTGGAGAAGGAGGATTTGGAAAAGTTTACTTAGGCACTCTACAGAATCAAACTCAAGTCGCTGTTAAGAGGCTTTCACTATCATCAATGCAAGGTTACAAGGAATTTCAATCAGAG GCACAACTTCTAATGATTGTTCATCATAGAAATTTAGTTTCTCTTGTTGGATattgtgatgaagatgaagtCAAAGCATTAATTTATGAATACATGGTCAATGGAAATCTCCATCAACACTTATCAG TGGAAAATACAAATATCTTAAAATGGAATGAGAGACTTATCATTGCAGTTGATGCAGCACATG GATTGGATTATCTGCATAATGGATGTAAACCACCTATTATGCATAGAGATTTGAAACCTTCCAACATATTGCTTGATGAAAACATGCATGCCAAGATTGCTGATTTTGGTCTATGTAGAGCTTTTGATAATGATATTGATTCTCATATATCTACGCGCCCTGCCGGTACACTTGGTTACGCTGATCCTGA ATATCAGAGAACAGGAAACGCAAATAAAAGAAATGATGTGTACAGTTTTGGCATAGTTCTATTTGTGTTGATCACCGGTCGTCAAGCAATAGTAAGAGAAGGTGAAAAAAACATTCACATACTTGATTGGGTTATTCCTATAATCGAAGGAGGAGATATTCAAAATGTGATTGATCCAAAGTTGCAGGGTGAATTTAGCATCAATTCAGCATGGAAAATTGTAGAGATTGCCATGTCATGCACATTATTACCAAATGCAGTTGTTGAAAGGCCAGACATGAGCATAATATTAGCAGAGTTAAAGGAATGTCTATCTCTAGATATGGTTCAGAGAAACTATGGAAACACAAGAGCTATAGATGATGAATTGGTTTCTTTGGCTACTATATCAGATACCACTGTTTCAGCTAGATAA
- the LOC123885089 gene encoding probable LRR receptor-like serine/threonine-protein kinase At1g05700 isoform X3, with product MRMLLHFLSVSLGVLTILVLVQAQDQSGFISLDCGLPEHLSYSEVKTGINYISDAKFIDTDTDTSKSIRHTKEMSYIEQQLEYVRSFPNGVKNCYRINVSNGTKYLIRASFYYGNYDNLNDPPIFDLHFGANLWDTVKCSNNVSFFQFIEIIYTPSHDYIQPCLVNTGQGTPFISAIELRPLNDIAYDTKSPKSVLSLVERWELGSGSNSGSYRYKDDVYDRMWFSSIRSDWRRLNTSVNNDDLQQNHYKLPAIVMSTAVTPVNGSAAIQFSWSADDVNNQYYLYTHFGEVEKLAANETRAFNINVNGGLFYAPVIPLYRKAMTIFSNRPLTGATVYQVSLSKTKNSTLPPILNAIEIYKLKDFSQSETQQDDVDSIINIKNVYGVTRNWQGDPCAPVNYVWEGLNCSVDGNNISRITSLDLSSSGLIGQIASSISKLTMLQYLDLSNNGLNGSLPDFLIQLHSLKVLNVRKNKLTGSVPRELIERSKTGSLSLSVDDNPGLCTTKSCGKKSLFVPLIASFSALIIVILFISLGFRIFRRHKAAVTSTNSKQRGSLISKQQAFSYTSIINITDNFKTIIGEGGFGKVYLGTLQNQTQVAVKRLSLSSMQGYKEFQSEAQLLMIVHHRNLVSLVGYCDEDEVKALIYEYMVNGNLHQHLSVENTNILKWNERLIIAVDAAHDIREQETQIKEMMCTVLA from the exons ATGAGAATGTTACTGCATTTTCTTTCGGTGTCGCTTGGTGTCCTTACTATTTTGGTTTTGGTACAAGCTCAAGATCAATCAG GATTCATTAGCTTAGATTGTGGTCTACCTGAACATTTGAGCTATTCTGAGGTGAAGACAGGCATAAATTATATTTCAGATGCCAAATTCATAGACACAGATACAGATACAAGTAAAAGTATAAGACATACAAAGGAAATGAGCTATATTGAACAACAACTAGAATATGTGAGGAGTTTTCCTAATGGAGTGAAAAATTGTTACAGAATAAATGTATCAAATGGTACTAAATATTTAATCAGAGCTTCTTTCTATTATGGTAACTATGATAATCTAAATGATCCACCAATATTTGATCTTCATTTTGGAGCTAATTTGTGGGATACGGTGAAGTGCAGCAATAATGTATCATTCTTCCAATTCATTGAGATCATTTACACTCCATCGCATGATTATATACAACCATGTCTTGTTAACACAGGTCAAGGGACTCCATTCATTTCAGCTATAGAATTGAGGCCTTTGAATGATATAGCTTATGACACAAAGTCACCTAAATCAGTTTTATCACTCGTGGAGCGATGGGAATTGGGTTCCGGCTCCAATTCAGGATCATACAG GTACAAAGATGATGTTTATGACCGCATGTGGTTTTCTTCAATTCGCAGTGATTGGAGACGATTAAACACCTCAGTTAACAATGATGATCTACAACAGAATCATTATAAACTACCAGCAATTGTTATGAGCACTGCTGTTACACCTGTAAATGGCAGTGCCGCTATACAATTTTCTTGGAGTGCAGATGATGTAAATAATCAATACTACCTCTACACACACTTTGGTGAGGTCGAGAAACTGGCCGCAAATGAAACTAGAGCGTTCAATATCAATGTGAATGGAGGTCTTTTCTATGCACCTGTGATACCTCTATACCGGAAAGCAATGACCATATTTAGCAACAGACCTTTGACCGGAGCCACAGTTTATCAAGTTTCCCTTTCTAAGACAAAGAATTCAACCCTTCCACCCATCCTCAATGCCATTGAGATTTATAAACTAAAAGACTTCTCACAATCAGAAACTCAACAAGATGATG TGGATTCTATCATAAACATCAAGAATGTTTATGGGGTGACTAGAAATTGGCAAGGAGATCCATGTGCCCCTGTGAATTACGTATGGGAAGGCTTAAACTGTAGTGTTGATGGCAATAATATCTCAAGAATTACATCTTT GGATTTGTCTTCAAGTGGATTGATAGGGCAGATAGCATCTTCCATTTCAAAGCTCACTATGTTACAGTACTT GGATTTATCAAACAATGGCTTAAATGGTTCCTTACCTGATTTTCTGATACAACTTCATTCACTAAAAGTCTT AAATGTGAGGAAGAACAAACTTACAGGATCAGTTCCAAGGGAACTCATTGAGAGATCTAAAACTGGTTCACTATCACTGAG CGTGGATGATAATCCTGGTCTTTGTACGACGAAATCTTGTGGAAAGAAGAGTTTGTTTGTACCATTGATTGCATCGTTTTCAGCATTAATTATTGTAATCCTCTTTATTTCTCTTGGATTTCGGATATTCAGAAGACATAAAG CTGCAGTTACATCTACAAATTCTAAGCAAAGGGGTTCACTGATATCAAAACAGCAGGCATTCAGTTACACTTCAATTATCAATATTACTGATAACTTCAAAACTATTATTGGAGAAGGAGGATTTGGAAAAGTTTACTTAGGCACTCTACAGAATCAAACTCAAGTCGCTGTTAAGAGGCTTTCACTATCATCAATGCAAGGTTACAAGGAATTTCAATCAGAG GCACAACTTCTAATGATTGTTCATCATAGAAATTTAGTTTCTCTTGTTGGATattgtgatgaagatgaagtCAAAGCATTAATTTATGAATACATGGTCAATGGAAATCTCCATCAACACTTATCAG TGGAAAATACAAATATCTTAAAATGGAATGAGAGACTTATCATTGCAGTTGATGCAGCACATG ATATCAGAGAACAGGAAACGCAAATAAAAGAAATGATGTGTACAGTTTTGGCATAG